Proteins encoded together in one Oceanobacillus iheyensis HTE831 window:
- the ilvA gene encoding threonine ammonia-lyase, with protein MKKLTPIVHRTPLVTSHTTDDIVGKHVYCKMENQQKTGAFKFRGASYKLMQLSKEELQHGVITASAGNHAQGVAHAAAKLGVKATIFMSEGTPLAKINATRNYGATVNLVGESFQEAYEASLQHQKVTGATYIHPFDDYDIMAGQGTIAMELLRQEDRIDTIIVPIGGGGLISGIAVAAKHVNRNIKIIGVQAEGAAAMHQSYHSSKVHSLSNVSTIAEGIAVKQPGDLTLPLIRSYVDDIVTVNDEQIASAIIYMLERNKTLMEGAGAAALAALFAHNDTISSRHCGVIVSGGNLDISNMQKIQHLSSNINKNPERAYVAL; from the coding sequence ATGAAGAAATTAACACCGATTGTTCATCGTACACCATTAGTAACATCACATACAACGGATGATATTGTTGGAAAACATGTTTACTGTAAAATGGAAAATCAACAAAAAACTGGGGCATTTAAATTTCGAGGAGCAAGTTATAAATTAATGCAACTGTCAAAAGAAGAATTACAACACGGCGTAATTACAGCTTCAGCTGGTAATCATGCACAAGGTGTAGCTCATGCCGCTGCAAAATTAGGAGTTAAGGCAACGATTTTTATGTCTGAAGGAACGCCTCTAGCGAAAATTAATGCGACAAGAAATTATGGGGCAACCGTAAATCTTGTTGGAGAAAGTTTTCAAGAAGCTTATGAGGCTTCACTTCAACATCAAAAAGTAACTGGTGCTACGTATATCCACCCATTTGATGATTATGATATTATGGCTGGTCAAGGGACAATTGCAATGGAATTACTCCGCCAAGAAGACCGTATTGATACCATTATTGTCCCAATTGGTGGAGGTGGATTAATTAGTGGCATTGCAGTTGCTGCTAAACATGTAAATAGAAACATTAAAATAATCGGCGTACAGGCTGAAGGTGCTGCAGCAATGCATCAAAGTTATCATTCGAGCAAAGTACATTCTTTATCAAATGTTTCAACAATTGCAGAAGGAATAGCGGTAAAACAACCAGGAGATTTGACCTTGCCACTTATTCGATCCTATGTTGATGATATTGTTACGGTTAATGATGAACAAATTGCTTCAGCAATCATTTACATGTTGGAAAGAAATAAGACGTTAATGGAAGGTGCTGGTGCCGCTGCATTAGCTGCACTATTTGCACATAATGACACGATCTCATCCAGGCATTGTGGTGTTATAGTTAGTGGAGGTAACTTGGACATCAGTAATATGCAAAAAATACAACATCTATCCAGTAATATTAATAAAAATCCAGAAAGAGCATATGTGGCGCTATAA
- the leuD gene encoding 3-isopropylmalate dehydratase small subunit, translating to MEPLEFHSGKVCPLNRANVDTDQIIPKQFLKRIERTGFGQFLFFHWRFNDDGTERSDFVLNDPDYKGSSILVAGDNFGCGSSREHAPWALADYGFKVIIAPDFADIFYNNALKNGILVIKMDEQQVKSWMQKAVDGLTLDVDLKQQTIQASDGTITSFDITPYQREKLINGWDDIALTLLKEEKIAAYESAN from the coding sequence ATGGAACCATTGGAATTTCATAGTGGAAAGGTCTGTCCATTAAATAGAGCTAATGTAGACACGGACCAAATTATTCCAAAGCAATTTTTAAAACGAATCGAACGAACTGGTTTTGGACAGTTTCTATTTTTTCATTGGAGGTTCAATGATGATGGAACAGAGCGAAGTGATTTTGTTTTAAATGATCCGGACTATAAAGGTTCTAGCATTTTAGTTGCCGGAGATAATTTTGGTTGTGGATCCAGTCGGGAACATGCTCCTTGGGCCCTTGCTGATTATGGATTTAAAGTGATTATTGCACCAGACTTTGCCGATATTTTTTATAATAACGCGTTAAAAAATGGCATATTAGTTATTAAGATGGATGAGCAGCAAGTGAAGTCGTGGATGCAAAAAGCAGTAGATGGGTTAACATTAGATGTTGATTTAAAGCAACAAACGATTCAAGCCTCTGATGGAACAATAACATCATTTGATATTACGCCGTACCAACGTGAAAAATTAATCAATGGTTGGGATGATATAGCCTTAACCTTATTAAAGGAAGAAAAGATTGCGGCCTATGAATCTGCTAACTGA
- the leuC gene encoding 3-isopropylmalate dehydratase large subunit encodes MQKPQTIFEKIWENHMVHEEEGKPSLLYIDQHLVHEVTSPQAFEGLRLNNRKVRRPDLTFATMDHNVPTVNRESFKDEISKKQMDALKKNCEEFGIKLADMYHPDQGIVHVIGPQLGLTQPGKTIVCGDSHTSTHGAFGALAFGIGTSEVEHVLATQTIWQDKPKTLNVKVIGELGIGVTAKDLILAIIAKFGVQFGTGYVMEYTGESIRKMSMEERMTICNMSIEAGARAGLISPDQTTVDYLRGREMVPKGEAYDTLAAEWLQLATDEDAVYDDTVTIHANEIEPQVTWGTNPGMCVPISSSTPSIEKASYPDEVERALEYMGLTENQLMTSIEVDHVFIGSCTNSRLSDLKKAAAIVKGKKVKAGIRAMVVPGSFLVKQKAEEIGLDQVFMDAGFEWRNSGCSMCLGMNDDIVPAGGRCASTSNRNFEGRQGNGARTHLVSPEMAAAAAIEGHFVDVRSYASVPS; translated from the coding sequence GTGCAAAAACCACAAACTATTTTCGAAAAGATATGGGAAAATCATATGGTTCATGAAGAAGAGGGGAAACCAAGTCTTCTTTATATTGATCAACATTTGGTTCATGAAGTAACTTCTCCACAAGCTTTTGAGGGGCTTCGTTTAAATAATCGAAAGGTTCGTCGTCCTGACTTAACATTTGCAACGATGGATCATAATGTCCCAACTGTAAATAGGGAGTCATTTAAAGATGAAATTTCCAAAAAGCAGATGGACGCACTGAAGAAAAATTGTGAGGAATTTGGTATAAAGCTTGCTGATATGTACCATCCAGATCAGGGGATTGTACACGTAATTGGCCCGCAACTTGGTCTTACCCAACCAGGGAAAACGATTGTATGTGGGGATAGTCATACTTCAACACATGGAGCATTTGGTGCTTTAGCATTTGGAATAGGTACAAGTGAGGTCGAACATGTTTTAGCAACACAAACTATTTGGCAAGACAAACCAAAAACCTTAAATGTCAAAGTTATAGGTGAACTAGGCATAGGGGTAACTGCAAAAGATTTAATTTTAGCGATTATTGCAAAGTTTGGTGTTCAATTTGGTACTGGATATGTAATGGAATATACAGGTGAGTCCATTCGTAAAATGTCCATGGAAGAAAGAATGACAATCTGTAATATGTCGATTGAAGCGGGTGCGAGAGCAGGTTTAATTAGCCCTGATCAAACTACAGTAGACTACTTACGTGGACGTGAAATGGTTCCAAAAGGAGAAGCATATGATACTTTAGCAGCTGAATGGTTACAATTAGCTACGGATGAAGATGCTGTCTATGATGATACGGTTACTATTCATGCTAATGAAATTGAGCCTCAAGTTACATGGGGAACAAATCCAGGTATGTGTGTACCGATAAGCTCTTCTACACCATCTATTGAAAAAGCAAGTTATCCAGACGAAGTAGAACGTGCGCTTGAATATATGGGGTTAACAGAAAATCAATTAATGACTTCTATTGAAGTAGACCATGTATTTATCGGATCATGTACGAACTCGAGACTAAGTGATTTGAAAAAAGCAGCAGCAATTGTGAAGGGTAAAAAAGTGAAAGCTGGTATTCGTGCTATGGTAGTGCCCGGTTCATTTCTTGTAAAGCAGAAAGCAGAGGAAATAGGGTTAGATCAAGTATTTATGGATGCTGGTTTTGAATGGAGAAATTCTGGATGTAGTATGTGTCTAGGAATGAATGATGATATTGTGCCAGCTGGAGGAAGATGTGCTTCAACTTCCAACAGAAATTTTGAAGGTAGACAAGGAAACGGGGCTAGAACACATCTCGTCAGTCCAGAAATGGCTGCAGCTGCGGCAATAGAAGGACACTTTGTTGATGTTAGATCCTACGCTAGCGTCCCGAGTTAG
- the leuB gene encoding 3-isopropylmalate dehydrogenase, producing the protein MEKHIILLPGDGIGREIIDSAKQVLTAIASEYNHRFTFEEHAIGGSAIDEYGTPLPDKTVDACSKADAILLGAVGGPKWDANPSHLRPEKGLLGIRKQLGLFANLRPVKTISSLLYASPLKEEIVSQADMLIIRELTGGIYFGTPSERTTNGVVDTLQYSREEIERIVERGFEAARIRKKHLTSVDKANVLESSKLWREIVEEKSKDYPDVAVNHLLVDAAAMKLVTQPSFFDVIVTENLFGDILSDEASVLTGSLGMLPSASLRADGLGLYEPVHGSAPDIAGKGIANPLAMILSAALMLEHSFGLVDEAKEIERAVNDCLLQGFHTADIHIPGGVQVGTKQMTDAVLENVTTKSISDSICSSYV; encoded by the coding sequence ATGGAGAAACATATTATTTTGCTTCCTGGTGATGGAATAGGTAGAGAGATTATTGATTCTGCTAAACAAGTATTAACAGCAATAGCAAGCGAATATAATCATCGATTTACATTTGAAGAGCATGCAATTGGTGGAAGTGCTATTGATGAATATGGTACACCATTGCCTGATAAAACAGTAGATGCCTGTTCGAAAGCAGATGCAATTTTATTGGGAGCTGTTGGTGGTCCTAAATGGGATGCCAACCCGTCTCATTTAAGACCAGAAAAAGGATTGCTAGGGATACGAAAACAACTTGGACTTTTTGCCAATTTACGACCAGTTAAAACAATTTCTTCCTTATTATATGCGTCACCATTAAAAGAAGAAATTGTAAGTCAGGCAGATATGTTAATCATTCGCGAGTTAACTGGAGGAATTTATTTTGGCACACCTAGTGAACGAACAACTAATGGCGTAGTAGATACACTTCAGTACTCACGAGAAGAAATAGAACGAATTGTCGAGCGCGGATTCGAAGCTGCAAGAATTCGAAAAAAACATCTTACGTCCGTTGATAAGGCAAATGTACTAGAGTCTAGCAAACTATGGAGAGAAATCGTGGAAGAAAAGTCGAAAGATTATCCTGATGTAGCTGTAAACCATCTACTTGTCGATGCAGCTGCAATGAAGCTTGTTACACAGCCGAGTTTCTTTGATGTAATCGTAACGGAGAATTTGTTTGGAGACATATTGAGTGATGAAGCATCCGTACTCACCGGGTCTTTAGGAATGCTGCCATCAGCGAGTTTACGTGCTGATGGACTTGGCTTATATGAACCTGTACACGGGTCAGCTCCTGATATCGCAGGAAAAGGAATCGCTAATCCATTAGCAATGATTTTATCTGCTGCATTAATGTTAGAGCATTCTTTTGGCTTAGTAGATGAAGCGAAGGAAATAGAGCGAGCGGTAAATGATTGTTTATTACAAGGTTTTCACACAGCAGATATTCATATACCAGGTGGAGTTCAAGTTGGTACAAAGCAAATGACAGACGCAGTTTTGGAAAATGTAACAACAAAAAGTATTTCAGATTCTATATGTAGCTCGTATGTATAG
- a CDS encoding 2-isopropylmalate synthase, producing MSRIKIFDTTLRDGEQSPGVNLNKAEKLEIAKQLEKYGVDRMEAGFPASSKGDFESVKQIAETIKSSSVIALARAVKSDIDIAYEALKGAEKPAIHIFLATSPIHMTYKLKKSPEQVIETAVNMVTYAKERFDEIEWSAEDATRSDWNFLAQIIEKVIEAGATVINLPDTVGYTTPEEYGKLFRFIKETVPNINQVALSCHCHNDLGMAVANSIAAVENGATQVEGTINGIGERAGNAALEEVAVALKIRSDYYPFETGLILKETKRTSDLVAKLTGMYVQANKAVIGRNAFSHESGIHQDGVLKNTETYEIITPEMVGVSSNTLFLGKHSGRHAFKDKLKEFGVELSEEELKTAFEQFKLLTDQKKEVTDDDLYTILMDIKTDSTVVDKYKLIQFGVSYDTAATPKANVILESPNGSLIEATQQGNGSVEALYKTINYLIAENITLVDYQINSVGGGKDALAESHVQIIINGETINGRGSAQDVLQASAVAFIQAVNRYYVQKKANLTRLVYES from the coding sequence ATGTCCCGAATTAAGATTTTCGACACAACACTACGAGATGGAGAGCAATCTCCAGGAGTTAACTTGAATAAAGCAGAAAAGCTTGAGATAGCAAAACAACTTGAAAAGTATGGTGTGGACCGGATGGAGGCAGGGTTTCCTGCTTCCTCTAAAGGGGATTTTGAATCGGTGAAACAAATTGCTGAAACGATCAAGTCTTCCTCCGTCATTGCGCTTGCTCGTGCGGTGAAATCTGATATTGATATTGCTTATGAAGCGTTAAAAGGAGCAGAGAAACCTGCGATTCATATTTTCTTAGCAACATCTCCAATTCATATGACGTATAAATTGAAGAAATCACCAGAACAAGTGATTGAAACAGCCGTTAACATGGTCACTTATGCAAAAGAACGTTTTGATGAAATTGAATGGTCTGCAGAGGATGCAACTCGTTCGGATTGGAATTTCTTAGCGCAAATTATTGAAAAGGTTATTGAAGCTGGGGCAACCGTAATAAATCTTCCAGACACGGTGGGTTATACAACTCCTGAAGAATATGGGAAATTATTTCGATTTATCAAAGAAACAGTTCCAAATATTAATCAAGTTGCTTTATCTTGTCATTGTCACAACGACCTTGGAATGGCAGTAGCTAATTCAATAGCAGCAGTGGAAAATGGGGCTACACAAGTAGAGGGAACGATCAATGGAATCGGTGAGAGAGCAGGAAATGCGGCTTTAGAAGAAGTAGCTGTCGCGTTAAAAATTCGTTCTGATTATTATCCATTTGAGACAGGATTAATTCTGAAAGAGACGAAGCGTACAAGTGATTTGGTAGCAAAGCTAACTGGTATGTATGTGCAAGCAAATAAGGCGGTTATTGGAAGAAATGCATTTTCACACGAATCGGGTATCCACCAAGATGGTGTCTTAAAAAATACCGAGACATATGAGATTATTACTCCTGAAATGGTTGGTGTATCCTCTAACACACTATTTCTTGGAAAACATTCTGGAAGGCATGCGTTTAAAGATAAATTAAAAGAGTTTGGTGTTGAGTTATCAGAAGAAGAGCTTAAAACAGCATTTGAACAATTTAAATTATTAACAGACCAAAAGAAAGAAGTAACGGACGATGATTTATATACTATTTTAATGGATATTAAGACAGATTCAACTGTAGTTGATAAATACAAATTAATTCAATTTGGAGTTTCTTATGATACAGCAGCCACTCCAAAAGCAAATGTCATCTTAGAATCTCCAAATGGTTCACTAATCGAGGCAACGCAACAAGGAAATGGTAGTGTTGAGGCGTTATATAAAACGATAAATTACTTGATTGCAGAAAATATAACACTAGTAGATTATCAAATTAATTCGGTTGGTGGGGGGAAAGACGCCCTGGCAGAATCCCATGTTCAAATTATTATTAATGGAGAAACAATCAATGGTAGAGGGTCTGCTCAGGATGTGCTTCAAGCGTCTGCAGTAGCATTCATTCAGGCAGTAAATCGTTATTACGTTCAAAAGAAAGCAAATCTAACTCGACTTGTCTATGAGTCATAA
- the ilvC gene encoding ketol-acid reductoisomerase — protein MAKVLYEKDIQDGVLKNKKIAVIGYGSQGHAHAMNLRDSGYDVVVGLRPGKSQEKAEEDGFNVLSVAEASSQADVVMVLLPDEMQPKVYEESIKDNLEQGNALVFAHGFNIHFTQVVPPANVDVFLVAPKGPGHLVRRTFEEGAGVPALYGVHQDYTGEAKDVALAYSKGIGAARAGVLETSFQEETETDLFGEQAVLCGGVTSLIKAGFETLTDAGYQPEVAYFECLHEMKLIVDLLYEGGLENMRYSISDTAQWGDFVSGQRVVDDQTKERMKSILDDIQTGSFAKGWILENQAGRPQFNAINRRENRHPIETVGRELRELMPFVKQPINAKKKDVNVHVPN, from the coding sequence ATGGCAAAAGTATTATATGAAAAAGACATTCAAGACGGAGTATTGAAAAATAAGAAGATTGCAGTTATCGGTTATGGTTCACAAGGGCATGCCCATGCAATGAACTTAAGGGATTCTGGATATGATGTTGTCGTTGGATTACGTCCAGGGAAGTCCCAGGAAAAAGCAGAAGAAGACGGATTTAATGTGTTGTCTGTAGCAGAGGCAAGTAGTCAGGCGGATGTTGTGATGGTACTGCTTCCGGATGAAATGCAGCCAAAAGTATATGAAGAGAGCATTAAAGATAATCTTGAACAAGGGAACGCACTTGTATTTGCACATGGATTTAATATTCATTTCACACAAGTTGTACCTCCAGCAAATGTGGATGTATTCTTAGTTGCTCCAAAAGGACCTGGACATTTGGTTCGTCGTACTTTTGAAGAGGGAGCTGGAGTACCAGCTTTATATGGTGTACATCAAGATTATACTGGTGAGGCAAAAGATGTAGCACTAGCTTATTCAAAAGGAATTGGCGCTGCAAGAGCAGGGGTTCTCGAAACAAGCTTTCAAGAAGAAACGGAGACAGATTTATTCGGTGAGCAGGCAGTATTATGTGGAGGAGTTACTAGTCTAATCAAAGCTGGTTTTGAAACTTTGACAGATGCTGGATATCAACCAGAAGTAGCATACTTTGAATGTCTTCATGAAATGAAATTAATTGTTGATCTTCTTTATGAAGGCGGATTGGAAAATATGCGTTACTCCATTTCGGATACAGCACAATGGGGAGATTTTGTATCAGGTCAGCGTGTGGTAGATGATCAAACAAAAGAGCGTATGAAATCTATTCTTGATGATATTCAAACCGGGTCATTTGCTAAAGGGTGGATTTTAGAGAATCAGGCTGGCAGACCACAATTTAACGCGATTAATCGTAGGGAAAATAGACACCCAATTGAAACTGTGGGAAGGGAGTTACGTGAGTTAATGCCATTTGTTAAACAGCCAATTAATGCTAAGAAAAAGGATGTGAACGTCCATGTCCCGAATTAA
- the ilvN gene encoding acetolactate synthase small subunit, translating into MKRIIIATVQDRGGVLNRITGMLHKRQFNIESISVGASETEGISKMTFVVEINDKQKLEQLTKQLNKQIDVLKVMDVTDKALVARELALIKVVGTNQTRAEIQSIITPFRAAVIDVSKDSLIIQVTGKPDKVDALIALLRPYGIKELTKTGLTAFLRGQQPEQSISDFNLVAKG; encoded by the coding sequence ATGAAGAGAATTATCATCGCTACTGTACAAGATCGAGGGGGAGTCCTGAATCGCATTACTGGAATGCTTCACAAAAGGCAATTCAACATTGAAAGTATTTCTGTAGGAGCTTCAGAAACAGAAGGCATATCCAAAATGACATTTGTTGTTGAAATTAATGACAAACAAAAATTGGAACAATTAACAAAGCAATTAAATAAACAAATCGATGTATTAAAGGTTATGGATGTGACTGACAAAGCCTTAGTTGCAAGAGAGTTGGCACTTATAAAGGTAGTCGGTACTAATCAAACAAGAGCGGAAATCCAAAGTATTATTACACCTTTTCGAGCAGCGGTGATTGATGTAAGTAAAGATAGCTTAATCATCCAAGTAACTGGTAAACCAGATAAGGTGGATGCGTTAATTGCTCTATTAAGACCATATGGAATTAAGGAACTGACAAAAACAGGCTTAACTGCATTTTTAAGAGGACAGCAGCCAGAACAATCGATCAGTGATTTCAATCTAGTGGCGAAAGGTTAA
- the ilvB gene encoding biosynthetic-type acetolactate synthase large subunit: MKVDANQQMEVKSNLVTGADLFVQALERANVEVVFGYPGGAVLPIYDALHRNQTSFEHVLSRHEQGSIHAAEGYARVSGKPGVVIATSGPGATNLITGITDAMMDSIPLVIFTGQVAKGVIGTDAFQEADVMGITTPITKYNYQVNEIAELPRIVNEAFHIATTGRPGPVVVDIPKNISSTVTVNDYEADFHLPGYQPTITPNPLQITKVNEALKRAEKPVLLAGAGILISDASNELKQFAQHYQLPVVTTLLGLGSYPGKESLSLGMAGMHGTYAANMAIYECDLLINIGARFDDRLTGNIKHFAPNAKIVHIDIDPAEIGKNIETNIPVVADAKRALTALLKNTTEKCDHQNWLHQLKHNQLDFPLWYDRSDQEISPQWLMEQIYELSKGEAVVTTDVGQHQMWAAQYYSFKDPHNWVTSGGLGTMGFGFPAAIGAQMAKPNSLVLAVVGDGGFQMTLQELSILKSQNLPVKVIILNNEALGMVRQWQESFYEERYSHSLFSENPDFVKLAESYGVRGMRVEKEADVPNILSEVFTYDGPVVIDCRVVQKTSVYPMIAPGTGIQEMIGVRR; encoded by the coding sequence GTGAAAGTAGATGCAAACCAGCAGATGGAGGTTAAAAGTAATTTAGTAACGGGTGCTGATTTGTTTGTGCAAGCATTGGAAAGAGCAAATGTGGAAGTAGTTTTTGGTTATCCTGGAGGTGCAGTATTACCGATTTACGATGCGTTACATCGGAATCAAACATCTTTTGAGCATGTACTTTCGCGACATGAGCAAGGATCCATTCATGCAGCAGAAGGTTATGCGAGAGTCTCTGGCAAACCAGGAGTTGTAATTGCTACTTCTGGACCGGGCGCGACAAATCTAATTACTGGGATAACGGATGCGATGATGGACTCTATACCTCTTGTCATTTTTACTGGTCAAGTTGCAAAAGGAGTTATTGGAACAGATGCTTTTCAAGAAGCAGATGTAATGGGAATTACAACACCTATTACCAAATATAACTACCAAGTGAATGAAATAGCTGAACTGCCCCGTATTGTAAATGAAGCATTTCACATTGCGACAACAGGTAGACCAGGGCCAGTCGTTGTAGATATTCCAAAGAATATTTCTTCGACAGTGACGGTGAATGATTATGAAGCGGATTTTCATTTACCTGGTTATCAGCCAACAATCACACCGAATCCTTTACAAATTACCAAAGTAAATGAAGCATTAAAACGAGCGGAGAAGCCGGTACTATTAGCTGGAGCGGGAATTCTTATCTCTGACGCTTCCAATGAATTAAAACAGTTTGCTCAACATTATCAACTACCGGTAGTTACCACCTTACTTGGATTAGGAAGCTATCCTGGTAAGGAATCCTTATCATTAGGAATGGCGGGGATGCACGGAACGTATGCAGCAAATATGGCAATCTATGAATGTGATTTGTTAATAAATATTGGTGCACGATTTGATGATAGGCTGACGGGAAATATTAAACACTTTGCACCAAATGCGAAGATCGTTCACATTGATATCGACCCTGCTGAAATTGGGAAAAATATCGAAACGAATATTCCTGTTGTTGCTGATGCAAAACGAGCATTAACAGCTCTTTTAAAAAATACAACAGAAAAATGTGATCATCAAAATTGGCTCCATCAGTTGAAGCATAATCAATTAGATTTCCCATTGTGGTATGATCGTTCCGATCAAGAAATCTCTCCCCAATGGTTAATGGAGCAAATATATGAGCTGTCTAAGGGAGAAGCAGTTGTAACAACAGATGTAGGGCAGCATCAAATGTGGGCTGCACAGTATTACTCATTTAAAGATCCACATAATTGGGTGACATCTGGTGGATTAGGGACAATGGGGTTCGGCTTCCCTGCAGCCATTGGAGCTCAAATGGCTAAACCAAACAGTTTAGTTTTAGCAGTAGTTGGTGATGGTGGTTTTCAAATGACTTTACAGGAATTGTCCATACTGAAATCACAGAATCTGCCAGTAAAAGTAATAATCTTAAATAATGAAGCGCTTGGTATGGTACGCCAATGGCAGGAAAGTTTTTACGAAGAAAGATATTCACATTCGCTGTTTTCAGAAAACCCTGATTTTGTGAAATTGGCAGAAAGTTATGGTGTGAGAGGAATGAGAGTGGAGAAAGAAGCTGATGTTCCAAATATCTTATCTGAAGTATTTACCTACGATGGCCCAGTTGTAATTGATTGCAGAGTAGTGCAAAAAACCTCTGTTTATCCAATGATTGCACCAGGTACAGGAATCCAAGAAATGATTGGAGTGAGAAGATGA
- the ilvD gene encoding dihydroxy-acid dehydratase: MGKDLRIKSKAFDGTMRAPNRAMLRAVGLTDEDFKKPMIGVASTWAEVTPCNIHLNDLALLAKKGVRHSDAVPLVFNTITVSDGISMGTQGMNYSLPSRDLIADSIETVVGAENLDGLVAIGACDKNIPGCLIAIANAGVPSVFVYGGTIAPGNVDGKDIDIVSVFEGVGQHNAGAIDDNQLRKVECNACPGAGACGGMYTANTMASAAEALGISLPGSSSNPAESEEKQGDVEAAGEAIKDLLEKGIYPKDILTKKAFENAITVVMALGGSTNAILHLLAVSHAAEVDLTIDDFNRIQKKVPHLADLKPSGRFVMQDLHRVGGVQAVMKLLHENGYLHGDCLTVTGKTIAENLAEAPALKENQQVIMPFDNPKREDGPLIVLKGNLSPTGAVAKVSGVKVKRHTGPARVFNTEKEATQAILDNKIKEGDVLVIRYVGPKGGPGMPEMLSVSSILVGKGMGESVALLTDGRFSGGTHGLVVGHISPEAQDGGPIAFLQEGDMVTIDSNKREISMDVSEDEIKLRQGKWEAPELHKKGVLGKYAHNVTCSSKGAVTDYLNRE, translated from the coding sequence ATGGGAAAAGATTTGCGGATAAAAAGTAAAGCATTTGACGGTACTATGCGAGCTCCAAATAGGGCAATGCTTCGTGCGGTCGGTCTGACAGATGAAGATTTTAAGAAGCCTATGATTGGTGTAGCAAGTACATGGGCAGAAGTAACACCATGTAATATACATTTAAATGATTTAGCTCTTCTTGCCAAAAAAGGGGTCCGGCACTCGGATGCTGTTCCTTTGGTCTTTAATACGATAACCGTATCTGATGGAATTTCCATGGGAACACAAGGTATGAACTACTCATTGCCGAGTCGAGATCTTATTGCTGATTCAATCGAAACCGTTGTTGGAGCAGAAAATTTAGATGGATTAGTAGCAATTGGAGCCTGTGACAAGAATATTCCAGGGTGCTTGATTGCGATTGCTAATGCAGGAGTTCCCTCGGTATTTGTATATGGCGGAACAATTGCCCCAGGAAATGTGGATGGGAAAGATATAGATATTGTTTCAGTTTTCGAAGGAGTAGGACAACATAATGCAGGAGCTATTGACGATAATCAATTAAGAAAAGTAGAATGTAATGCTTGTCCAGGTGCAGGAGCATGTGGTGGAATGTATACCGCCAATACAATGGCCTCTGCAGCGGAAGCTTTAGGAATCAGTTTACCGGGAAGCTCTTCTAACCCAGCTGAATCAGAAGAAAAGCAGGGTGATGTGGAGGCAGCTGGTGAAGCGATTAAAGATTTATTAGAGAAAGGTATTTATCCAAAAGATATTCTAACGAAAAAAGCTTTTGAAAATGCAATTACAGTAGTTATGGCATTGGGAGGATCTACAAATGCGATCTTGCATTTACTAGCAGTTTCTCATGCCGCAGAAGTAGACTTAACGATTGATGATTTTAATCGAATCCAGAAAAAAGTACCGCATTTAGCCGATTTAAAACCAAGTGGACGTTTTGTAATGCAAGACCTTCATCGAGTTGGTGGGGTACAAGCAGTAATGAAATTATTGCATGAAAATGGATACTTACATGGCGACTGTCTTACTGTAACAGGAAAGACTATAGCAGAAAATCTAGCTGAAGCTCCTGCTTTGAAAGAAAATCAACAAGTCATTATGCCGTTTGATAATCCAAAAAGGGAAGATGGTCCTCTGATTGTCTTAAAGGGGAATTTATCACCAACTGGTGCTGTGGCAAAAGTATCAGGGGTGAAAGTGAAACGACACACAGGTCCTGCACGTGTATTCAACACAGAAAAAGAGGCAACTCAAGCAATTCTGGATAACAAAATTAAAGAGGGAGATGTATTAGTTATTCGTTATGTTGGACCAAAAGGTGGTCCCGGAATGCCGGAGATGTTGTCTGTTTCTAGTATTCTTGTAGGTAAAGGAATGGGAGAATCGGTAGCTTTATTGACGGATGGTAGATTCTCTGGTGGTACACATGGTCTTGTGGTAGGTCATATAAGTCCAGAGGCACAAGATGGCGGACCAATTGCATTTCTGCAAGAAGGAGATATGGTGACCATAGATTCTAATAAAAGAGAAATTTCCATGGACGTTTCGGAAGATGAAATAAAACTACGTCAAGGAAAATGGGAAGCCCCTGAACTACATAAGAAAGGGGTTCTTGGAAAATATGCACATAATGTTACTTGCTCATCCAAAGGTGCAGTAACAGATTATTTGAACCGAGAATAA